The proteins below are encoded in one region of Tsuneonella sp. CC-YZS046:
- a CDS encoding SAVED domain-containing protein, giving the protein MSLDNLMLMCAVHHKLIDVDGLVDHPEALLVEMKAEHEARVAMLAEIDKDRASHVLRFGASIGANEALVSTRAIFAAMPPDHHPASAQTIDLEMTGHAFADSDPAFWAMQQANLQRNFAARVGGRIERQDIRHLSVFALAPQPLLIELGRLLCDIVPMVVHQRHREPSTWTWQRDGARVRYQTAEPASGRSGVVALKLGVSATITDDRIERVVGNDAAIWSLCAEAPHNDIVRSPEDQAAYRTALRQLFDAIKARHGDGVVIYVFPALPASLAVETGRVWMPKADPALRIYDQQRDSGFVYALTVGQPGSV; this is encoded by the coding sequence GTGAGCCTCGACAATCTGATGCTGATGTGTGCGGTCCATCACAAGCTGATCGATGTCGACGGTCTGGTCGATCATCCCGAGGCCCTGCTCGTCGAAATGAAGGCCGAGCATGAGGCTCGCGTCGCGATGCTCGCCGAGATCGACAAGGATCGAGCCTCGCATGTGCTGCGGTTCGGCGCCAGCATCGGCGCGAATGAAGCGCTAGTTTCGACCCGGGCCATTTTCGCTGCTATGCCGCCAGATCACCATCCGGCGAGTGCGCAGACGATCGACCTGGAAATGACCGGTCATGCTTTCGCCGACAGCGATCCGGCGTTCTGGGCCATGCAGCAGGCCAACCTCCAGCGCAATTTCGCAGCAAGGGTTGGCGGTAGGATCGAGCGCCAGGACATCCGCCATCTCAGCGTGTTCGCGTTGGCGCCGCAGCCGCTGCTCATCGAACTCGGCCGTTTGCTCTGCGACATCGTACCGATGGTCGTCCATCAGCGGCACCGCGAGCCCTCGACTTGGACCTGGCAGCGCGACGGCGCGCGCGTGCGCTATCAGACGGCCGAACCGGCATCAGGGCGAAGCGGTGTAGTTGCCCTCAAGCTGGGCGTGAGCGCGACGATCACCGATGATCGGATTGAGCGTGTCGTCGGCAACGATGCCGCGATCTGGAGCCTATGCGCCGAAGCGCCCCATAACGACATCGTTCGCAGCCCCGAGGATCAGGCTGCCTATCGCACAGCGCTGCGCCAGCTGTTCGATGCGATCAAAGCCAGACACGGCGACGGGGTCGTCATTTATGTGTTTCCGGCCCTGCCGGCGTCGCTTGCCGTGGAAACCGGCAGGGTATGGATGCCCAAGGCCGATCCCGCACTCCGAATCTACGACCAGCAGCGGGATAGCGGCTTTGTTTACGCGCTGACGGTCGGTCAGCCGGGATCGGTGTAA
- a CDS encoding ImmA/IrrE family metallo-endopeptidase, with protein MVMTPAAGVDEERAAHRFAGAFLMPADVVRAEIGAQRSAISIGEFVAIKERFGVSVQAIAYRCLDLGIIEKKAFSLLFKEFTKRGWRKEPFAEPACISPEYEEPKRFERLCYRALAEGVIGESRAAEMLGITLQKLDQRLAEAV; from the coding sequence ATGGTGATGACGCCGGCGGCAGGGGTCGACGAGGAACGTGCGGCACACCGTTTCGCTGGCGCCTTTCTGATGCCGGCCGACGTCGTGCGCGCCGAAATCGGGGCGCAGCGCTCGGCCATCAGCATTGGTGAGTTCGTGGCCATCAAGGAGCGCTTCGGGGTCAGTGTGCAGGCTATTGCCTATCGTTGTCTCGACCTCGGCATAATCGAGAAAAAGGCTTTTTCGCTGCTGTTCAAGGAATTCACGAAGCGGGGTTGGCGCAAGGAACCATTTGCCGAGCCGGCTTGCATTTCACCCGAATATGAGGAGCCTAAACGGTTCGAACGGCTCTGCTACCGCGCGCTTGCCGAAGGCGTGATCGGCGAGAGCCGGGCCGCCGAAATGCTCGGGATCACCTTGCAGAAGCTTGACCAGCGCTTGGCAGAGGCGGTTTGA
- a CDS encoding DUF3489 domain-containing protein: MTTVTKIKRTRRMAREPKACTAAISSTVVTAAKPPATALPTSCSGAHSTTLAHNTTTGEPAAPSIPDTNAASLTTTTHTKTGKVLALLQRPGGASLDELIEATGWLPHTTRAALTGLRKKGWLITSEKTDGVRRYRITAKA; encoded by the coding sequence ATGACCACAGTGACGAAGATCAAACGCACCCGACGGATGGCGCGTGAGCCCAAGGCATGCACAGCTGCCATCTCATCGACAGTTGTAACTGCCGCCAAGCCTCCAGCTACTGCGCTACCAACATCTTGCAGCGGAGCCCATTCGACGACGCTAGCCCACAACACCACGACCGGCGAGCCTGCCGCCCCCTCAATCCCCGATACCAATGCAGCTAGCCTCACCACCACAACCCACACCAAGACAGGCAAGGTCCTGGCCCTGCTGCAACGTCCGGGTGGTGCCTCCCTGGATGAGCTGATTGAGGCAACCGGATGGCTGCCGCATACCACCCGCGCTGCCCTCACCGGATTGCGTAAGAAAGGGTGGTTGATCACCAGCGAGAAAACCGATGGCGTCCGCCGCTATCGTATCACGGCAAAGGCCTGA
- a CDS encoding DUF2235 domain-containing protein yields the protein MPKNIVIYSDGTGQDGGVRPEQRMSNIFKMYRATRPGPDSAIDPTEQVAFYDPGLGTDAGASGFTSARRWFAKLLSSVTGRGITINIADCYEFIINHYRPGDRIWLFGFSRGAYTARSLANVIRLCGVPTKSPDGELSRFRLGAREIAERAVFRVAEHGAGHDRYKYENEREELGRRFRVAHGSDDDGEANVAPYFIGVFDTVASLGAKGPLRLALVFALGLLIVGAAAVTAIALRWAFELDWGLSCLVATGLFGIYALWRYLRTSLKVMWPPLDGRRFPSIHVAQWSGKYFDRLLGRAVSYARHAIAIDENRADFPRLPWGPGKGVETRPEIDGEAKPFVQLWFAGNHSDIGGSYPEPESRLSDVALQWMVDEARSVPDPLIVDDGRLHIFPSADGVQHDEIAGMADTIRQRTPALLRRLTERLTWKAELRDPIAAATLHPSVEERFGLESVVRQGGEGPYRPEALRSHDRFRHLYK from the coding sequence GTGCCGAAGAATATCGTGATCTATTCCGATGGCACCGGCCAGGACGGAGGCGTTCGGCCGGAACAGCGGATGAGCAACATCTTCAAAATGTATCGCGCGACGCGGCCCGGGCCCGACAGTGCGATCGATCCCACCGAGCAGGTGGCCTTTTACGATCCCGGCCTCGGTACCGACGCCGGGGCTTCGGGCTTCACCTCGGCCCGGCGCTGGTTCGCCAAGCTGCTGTCTTCAGTGACGGGGCGCGGCATCACCATCAATATCGCCGACTGTTACGAATTCATCATCAATCACTACCGGCCGGGCGACCGCATCTGGCTGTTTGGGTTCAGCCGCGGGGCCTACACCGCCCGCAGCCTCGCCAATGTGATCAGGCTGTGCGGCGTCCCGACGAAATCGCCCGACGGCGAGCTGTCGCGGTTTCGTCTCGGCGCGCGCGAGATCGCCGAGCGCGCCGTGTTTCGGGTTGCCGAGCATGGCGCCGGTCATGACCGTTACAAATACGAAAATGAGCGCGAGGAACTCGGTCGTCGATTTCGCGTGGCGCATGGGTCAGACGACGATGGCGAGGCGAACGTCGCGCCCTATTTTATCGGCGTCTTCGATACCGTGGCCTCGCTCGGCGCCAAAGGCCCGCTTCGCCTGGCGCTCGTATTCGCCCTCGGCTTGCTTATCGTGGGCGCCGCAGCGGTCACCGCCATAGCCCTGCGCTGGGCATTCGAGCTCGATTGGGGCTTGTCGTGCCTCGTCGCGACTGGCCTGTTCGGCATCTATGCGCTCTGGCGCTATCTGCGCACGTCGCTGAAGGTGATGTGGCCTCCGCTTGATGGACGCCGTTTCCCGAGCATTCATGTTGCGCAGTGGAGCGGAAAGTATTTCGACCGCTTACTTGGCCGGGCGGTTAGCTATGCCCGCCACGCAATCGCCATCGATGAGAACCGCGCCGACTTTCCGCGATTGCCCTGGGGCCCGGGCAAGGGCGTTGAGACTAGGCCCGAAATCGACGGTGAAGCCAAGCCTTTCGTGCAGCTATGGTTCGCAGGCAACCATTCGGACATCGGTGGAAGCTACCCGGAGCCAGAATCGCGCCTTTCGGACGTCGCCTTACAATGGATGGTCGATGAGGCCCGATCGGTTCCCGACCCATTGATCGTCGATGACGGTCGTCTGCATATCTTCCCATCGGCCGACGGTGTCCAGCACGACGAGATTGCAGGTATGGCTGACACGATAAGGCAGCGGACTCCTGCTTTGCTGCGGCGCTTGACCGAGCGACTAACCTGGAAAGCGGAGCTGCGCGATCCCATCGCGGCGGCCACGCTTCACCCTTCCGTCGAGGAAAGGTTTGGGCTTGAAAGCGTAGTTCGGCAAGGCGGTGAGGGGCCCTATCGGCCCGAAGCACTTCGAAGTCATGACCGCTTCCGCCACCTCTATAAGTGA
- a CDS encoding DUF2924 domain-containing protein, with amino-acid sequence MARIDKELERLGALPPAMLHEEWSRWFDTPCPRLSPDLMRHALAYAMQEKAFGKLGRRIARQIAEPSVEPVRQRIATRPGMQLVRSWNDRTISVQVLEEGFLFEERTYRSLSAIAREITGVQWSGPRFFGLDSHGR; translated from the coding sequence GTGGCAAGGATCGACAAGGAACTGGAACGGCTGGGGGCACTGCCCCCAGCCATGCTACATGAAGAATGGAGCCGATGGTTCGATACACCCTGCCCCAGGCTATCACCCGACCTCATGCGCCATGCCCTCGCCTATGCCATGCAGGAAAAGGCCTTCGGCAAACTGGGGCGCCGCATCGCAAGGCAGATTGCCGAACCTTCGGTTGAGCCGGTCCGACAACGGATTGCGACCAGACCCGGCATGCAGTTGGTGCGCAGCTGGAACGACCGAACCATCAGCGTCCAGGTGCTGGAAGAAGGCTTCTTGTTCGAAGAGAGGACCTATCGCTCCCTTTCCGCCATCGCCCGCGAAATAACCGGTGTGCAATGGTCCGGACCTCGCTTCTTTGGACTGGATAGCCATGGCCGCTAA
- a CDS encoding class I SAM-dependent methyltransferase yields MPDRNAERVASQWDENARPWSVFVRGGHDLYRDFFTFPALQAILPPLAGRELVDFGCGEGSNTRRFARMGARMTGIDLSPEMIRIASDAEQAEPLGVDYRVASYCEDTGLPAASFDGVVSTMALMDGPGIEEAMREAYRLVRPGGFLAFSVLHPCFFTRGMKLLKDREGQVSALRVAGYFDDTPYREPLPGLRWRHGGGEETEMLVLRYPRTIGAYCNAVAQAGFRIVRMDEPRPSPEACARVPGMAIWREIGAFLLVLHAERPA; encoded by the coding sequence ATGCCTGACAGGAATGCCGAACGCGTCGCCTCGCAATGGGATGAAAATGCCAGGCCGTGGTCGGTCTTCGTGCGCGGCGGGCACGATCTTTATCGCGACTTCTTCACCTTCCCGGCCTTGCAGGCGATCCTTCCGCCGCTGGCGGGCAGGGAACTGGTCGACTTCGGTTGCGGGGAGGGGAGCAACACCCGGCGCTTCGCCCGCATGGGCGCGAGGATGACCGGCATCGACCTGTCGCCGGAGATGATCCGGATCGCAAGCGATGCGGAGCAGGCGGAGCCGCTCGGCGTGGATTATCGCGTCGCCTCCTATTGCGAGGATACCGGCTTGCCGGCGGCCAGCTTCGACGGCGTGGTCTCCACCATGGCGCTGATGGACGGACCGGGCATCGAGGAGGCCATGCGCGAGGCCTACCGGCTGGTCCGCCCCGGCGGCTTCCTGGCCTTCAGCGTGCTGCACCCCTGCTTTTTCACGCGCGGCATGAAGCTGCTGAAAGATCGTGAGGGACAGGTCAGCGCCTTGCGCGTGGCGGGCTATTTCGACGACACGCCTTATCGTGAGCCTTTGCCCGGGCTGCGCTGGCGGCATGGCGGCGGCGAGGAAACGGAAATGCTGGTCCTGCGCTATCCCCGCACAATCGGCGCCTATTGCAACGCCGTGGCGCAGGCGGGTTTCCGGATCGTGCGGATGGACGAGCCGCGCCCGTCGCCCGAAGCCTGCGCCAGGGTTCCGGGCATGGCGATCTGGCGTGAGATCGGCGCTTTCCTGCTGGTGCTCCATGCGGAGCGGCCAGCCTGA
- a CDS encoding SDR family NAD(P)-dependent oxidoreductase: MRILITGAAGFIGAALARQLLARGDQVIGIDNLNDYYQVSLKQTRRARLTEAGGNRFSFIQQDFADPQGLETALAGLEFDRIVHLGAQAGVRYSIENPHSYVQSNLVGHLNMLELARHRQIGHMVYASSSSVYGGNRKLPFAVDDRVDHPLSLYAATKKADELMSETYAHLYRLPLTGLRFFTVYGPWGRPDMMMWIFTRKILAGEPIPLFNHGDMYRDFTFIDDIVSGVIACLNNPPPDDGAEKAGGSTKPHRLYNIGNNRSEHLMKVVGLLEEACGRKAELELLPMQPGDVQRTYADIEAIRGELGYEPATNIEDGVPRFVEWFHQYHGS, translated from the coding sequence ATGCGCATTCTGATTACCGGGGCGGCAGGCTTCATCGGAGCCGCTCTTGCTAGGCAATTGCTGGCGCGCGGCGATCAGGTGATCGGCATCGACAATCTGAACGATTATTATCAGGTCTCGCTCAAGCAGACGCGGCGCGCCCGGCTCACCGAAGCGGGCGGCAACAGGTTCTCCTTCATCCAGCAGGACTTCGCCGATCCGCAGGGGCTGGAAACGGCCCTGGCCGGGCTGGAGTTCGACCGCATCGTCCATCTTGGGGCGCAGGCGGGGGTGCGCTATTCGATCGAGAATCCGCACAGCTATGTGCAGTCGAACCTCGTCGGCCATCTCAACATGCTCGAACTGGCGCGCCACCGGCAGATCGGGCACATGGTCTATGCCAGCTCCAGCTCGGTCTATGGCGGCAACCGCAAGCTGCCCTTCGCGGTGGACGACCGCGTCGACCATCCGCTCTCGCTCTATGCCGCGACCAAAAAGGCCGACGAGCTGATGAGCGAAACCTATGCCCATCTCTATCGCCTGCCGCTGACGGGCCTGCGCTTCTTCACCGTGTATGGGCCATGGGGGCGCCCGGACATGATGATGTGGATCTTCACCAGGAAGATCCTCGCGGGCGAGCCGATCCCCCTGTTCAACCACGGTGACATGTATCGCGATTTCACCTTCATCGACGACATCGTTTCGGGCGTGATCGCCTGCCTCAACAATCCTCCGCCCGATGACGGCGCGGAAAAGGCCGGGGGCAGCACCAAGCCGCACCGCCTCTATAATATCGGCAACAACCGCTCCGAGCATCTGATGAAGGTGGTGGGCCTGCTGGAAGAGGCGTGCGGCCGCAAGGCGGAGCTTGAACTGCTGCCGATGCAGCCGGGCGACGTGCAGCGCACCTATGCCGATATCGAGGCGATCCGGGGCGAGCTCGGCTATGAACCGGCCACCAATATCGAGGATGGCGTGCCGCGCTTCGTGGAATGGTTCCACCAATATCACGGCAGCTGA
- a CDS encoding recombinase family protein codes for MAAKIRCAIYTRKSTEEGLEQEFNSLDAQREACAAYILSQRHEGWVEVRQEYDDGGFSGGNMERPGLKRMLADIQGGRIDVIVVYKVDRLTRSLADFARIVDILDKRGASFVSVTQAFNTTTSMGRLTLNVLLSFAQFEREVTGERIRDKIAASKAKGMWMGGPVPLGYVVKERKLLIDEAEAKVVRHIFTRYLALGSGQKLVEELWAEGYRTKLRHPRNGVRGGVPFQRGPLFTLLSNPIYIGEISHKGTRYPGEHPAIIDRALWDQVQDLIERNRSGLQSGARAEKVSLLAGIIRDGHDRRITPSHTARHGRRYRYYITHASEVREGDPPAWRMPAMDVEKAVIRQLEDWLNDRQAIRSILPGDISADTLRSALAAAERAAKRLGDQTYRRTIVTSLIARVRIESDAIAIELSPVGLAQMLGLSSEPDIEPVTLHAPAAKVRRGNTTRLVLGYDANIESASNGKLRTLLREAQAARGVLLSNPSRTINQIATERKLCRHRFAKLVRLSWLAPDIITAIIKGSHPPSLTPRQLLDANLPINWSDQKALLGFD; via the coding sequence ATGGCCGCTAAAATCCGCTGCGCGATCTATACCCGCAAATCGACCGAAGAAGGGCTCGAGCAGGAGTTCAACAGCCTCGACGCGCAGCGTGAAGCCTGCGCCGCTTATATTCTCAGCCAGCGCCATGAAGGCTGGGTAGAGGTACGCCAGGAGTACGATGATGGCGGCTTCTCAGGCGGCAATATGGAGCGGCCCGGGCTCAAGCGAATGCTGGCCGATATCCAGGGTGGCAGGATCGACGTCATCGTCGTCTACAAGGTTGACCGGCTAACCCGGAGCCTGGCTGACTTTGCCAGGATCGTGGACATCCTCGACAAGCGGGGCGCTTCCTTCGTCAGCGTTACGCAAGCCTTCAACACCACCACCAGCATGGGACGCCTGACTCTCAATGTGCTGCTCTCCTTCGCCCAGTTCGAGCGGGAAGTGACCGGCGAGCGGATCCGCGACAAGATTGCAGCGTCCAAGGCCAAAGGCATGTGGATGGGTGGTCCAGTGCCACTGGGGTACGTGGTCAAAGAACGCAAGCTGCTGATCGACGAAGCCGAGGCCAAGGTCGTCCGCCACATCTTCACGCGCTATCTTGCGCTGGGCTCGGGCCAAAAGCTGGTCGAGGAACTATGGGCAGAAGGCTATCGCACCAAGCTGCGCCATCCGCGCAATGGAGTTCGGGGTGGTGTCCCGTTCCAGCGCGGGCCACTCTTCACCCTTCTTTCCAACCCCATCTATATTGGCGAGATATCCCACAAAGGAACCCGCTATCCCGGCGAACATCCAGCCATCATCGATCGCGCGCTGTGGGATCAGGTGCAGGACCTGATCGAGCGCAATCGAAGTGGGTTACAATCTGGCGCCCGCGCAGAAAAAGTCAGCCTGCTCGCCGGGATTATTCGCGACGGTCATGATCGCCGGATAACGCCCAGCCACACCGCACGGCATGGCCGGCGCTACCGCTATTACATCACCCATGCTTCCGAAGTCAGGGAAGGCGATCCGCCTGCTTGGCGAATGCCGGCGATGGATGTCGAGAAGGCCGTCATCCGCCAGCTGGAAGACTGGCTGAATGACCGCCAGGCCATCCGCAGCATTCTTCCCGGCGATATTTCAGCCGATACCTTGCGCTCCGCTCTGGCAGCAGCCGAGCGTGCCGCCAAACGGCTTGGCGATCAGACATACAGGAGAACCATCGTCACCAGCCTTATCGCCCGTGTTCGAATCGAAAGCGATGCCATCGCAATCGAACTGAGCCCAGTCGGACTGGCACAGATGCTGGGCCTTTCATCCGAACCGGACATAGAACCGGTTACTCTCCATGCACCAGCCGCCAAGGTTCGGCGTGGCAATACAACCCGGCTCGTACTCGGTTATGATGCCAACATAGAGAGCGCATCGAACGGAAAGCTCCGCACGCTGCTTCGCGAGGCACAAGCTGCACGGGGAGTCCTGCTTTCCAATCCTTCCAGAACCATCAATCAGATCGCAACCGAGCGGAAGCTCTGCCGGCATCGCTTCGCCAAGCTGGTTCGCCTGTCCTGGCTGGCACCGGATATCATCACCGCCATTATCAAGGGCAGCCATCCGCCTTCACTCACCCCGCGCCAGCTTCTCGATGCCAATCTTCCGATCAACTGGTCCGATCAGAAGGCATTGCTCGGATTCGACTGA